The following proteins come from a genomic window of Methanosarcina sp. MTP4:
- a CDS encoding OB-fold nucleic acid binding domain-containing protein, with protein MTDIDAIYEKLSHVISKEDFLQRIKEKVENMGGLCDEAMAAMLVANELGFSDVGRDSVKIADITAESGTVNFVARIISVFEPKEFTRNDGTIGRVGNLIVGDETGRIKVTLWDNMADLLKTGKVQAGESVQVSGYTKQGYSGVEVNIGNNGVLAESDEEVEVAANAQQIKDIKDGMGDLNLTGKVLETSDVRTFQRKDGTEGKVGNLMIGDGTGSIRVTLWDEKTDFLNEVEYGDTLEIINAYARENAFSQKVELQIGNRGLIRKSETEIEYEEEFIPIGNIVADASDVNISGRVLDISEVRTFEKRDGSPGRVGNLLVGDETGKIRVTLWDEKTDFLDEVEFDETIEVIHAYARENNFSQQVELQIGNHGLIRKSEKTVEYREKFTDISDIIPGESYSVQGKVSDLGELREFEREDGTESVVAGLELTDETGSIRITLWGEQAYVLEDLDIDSELQIIDAYARYGLNEEIELSVGNRSRAIIL; from the coding sequence ATGACCGATATCGACGCGATCTATGAAAAGCTCAGCCACGTCATCAGCAAAGAGGATTTCCTGCAGCGCATCAAGGAAAAAGTTGAAAACATGGGAGGGCTCTGCGACGAAGCAATGGCTGCCATGCTCGTTGCCAACGAACTGGGCTTCTCGGATGTGGGCCGGGACAGCGTGAAAATTGCCGACATCACAGCCGAGAGCGGGACCGTGAATTTTGTTGCCAGAATCATTTCAGTCTTCGAGCCAAAGGAATTTACCCGAAACGACGGGACCATCGGGAGAGTCGGAAACCTGATAGTGGGAGATGAAACCGGGAGAATCAAGGTGACCCTCTGGGACAATATGGCGGACCTGCTAAAGACCGGGAAAGTACAGGCAGGGGAGAGCGTGCAGGTCAGCGGGTACACGAAGCAGGGCTATTCCGGGGTTGAGGTTAATATCGGGAACAACGGCGTCCTGGCCGAAAGCGACGAAGAGGTGGAAGTGGCTGCGAATGCCCAGCAGATCAAGGATATCAAGGACGGTATGGGCGATCTGAACCTCACCGGAAAAGTCCTGGAAACTTCCGATGTCAGGACCTTCCAGCGCAAAGACGGCACCGAAGGAAAGGTCGGGAACCTGATGATCGGGGACGGCACAGGGTCAATCCGCGTAACCCTCTGGGACGAAAAAACCGACTTTTTAAACGAAGTTGAATACGGAGATACCCTGGAGATCATAAACGCCTATGCCCGGGAAAACGCCTTCAGCCAGAAAGTTGAATTGCAGATCGGAAACCGCGGCCTCATTCGGAAAAGCGAGACGGAGATAGAGTACGAAGAGGAATTCATCCCCATAGGAAACATTGTTGCAGATGCTAGCGACGTGAACATCTCGGGAAGGGTCCTCGACATCTCGGAAGTCCGCACTTTTGAGAAAAGGGACGGGTCCCCCGGAAGGGTCGGAAACCTTCTGGTAGGGGACGAGACAGGAAAAATCAGGGTCACACTCTGGGACGAAAAAACCGATTTTCTGGATGAAGTGGAATTTGACGAAACCATCGAGGTCATCCATGCCTACGCCCGGGAAAACAACTTCAGCCAGCAGGTTGAACTGCAGATTGGAAACCACGGCCTCATTCGGAAAAGCGAGAAAACAGTCGAATATAGGGAGAAGTTCACGGATATTTCCGACATCATCCCGGGAGAGAGCTATTCCGTCCAGGGAAAGGTCTCGGACCTGGGGGAACTCCGCGAATTCGAACGGGAAGACGGGACCGAGAGTGTTGTGGCAGGCCTTGAACTCACGGACGAAACCGGAAGCATCCGCATAACCCTCTGGGGCGAACAGGCATACGTGCTTGAAGACCTGGACATCGACTCCGAACTCCAGATCATAGACGCATACGCAAGGTACGGCCTGAACGAAGAAATCGAACTGAGCGTTGGAAACCGGAGTAGGGCAATCATTCTGTGA
- a CDS encoding MFS transporter, with protein sequence MIRINNIQFLANMANVLSLLFIPVFAESLGATYLEIGFIVGIFSASTLLSSFIFGRVADLHHLRSVLLFGFGIAAASFFLQVFARDPSSLMLARALAGFSVGIYPGALIAYVHYRKQSLGRFISLGSLGWMVGFFAAGLIGENMNRLFLLSSFFYLICFLLAFRLRDIEKPQVNLSYFSLDTLLKNAGPYFALFLRHTGAVGVWTIFPLYLLQLGATDFWIGLIYAVNPAVQFLVMRRLDRLGNERLIHIGYSLSAVGFVSLILAPSYLYIIPGMIIIACSWSFLYVGSTRLVVERNPDKATSAGLINSMIGAAGVVGALLGGLFSQVFGFRSTMFAAVFFCLAGFLLFKVLERQSA encoded by the coding sequence TTGATACGAATCAATAACATACAGTTCCTGGCGAACATGGCAAATGTTCTCTCTCTTCTTTTCATTCCAGTATTTGCCGAGTCCCTTGGTGCAACTTATCTGGAGATCGGGTTTATCGTGGGGATTTTTTCCGCTTCCACCCTGCTCTCGTCCTTTATTTTCGGGAGGGTTGCTGACCTTCACCACCTGCGCAGCGTGCTCCTCTTCGGATTTGGAATCGCAGCAGCTTCCTTTTTCCTCCAGGTTTTTGCCAGGGACCCTTCTTCTCTCATGCTGGCAAGGGCCCTTGCAGGTTTCAGCGTAGGCATCTACCCCGGAGCCCTGATAGCCTACGTGCACTACCGGAAGCAGAGCCTGGGAAGGTTCATTTCCCTGGGCTCCTTGGGCTGGATGGTGGGCTTTTTCGCGGCAGGGCTCATCGGGGAAAATATGAACAGGCTTTTCCTGCTCTCTTCCTTTTTCTACCTCATATGTTTCCTGCTAGCCTTCAGGCTCCGGGATATTGAAAAACCCCAGGTGAACCTTTCCTACTTTTCCTTGGATACCCTGCTGAAGAATGCAGGGCCCTATTTCGCCCTCTTCCTGAGGCATACGGGGGCTGTCGGGGTCTGGACGATTTTTCCCCTCTATCTCCTGCAGCTCGGGGCAACTGATTTCTGGATTGGGCTTATCTACGCCGTCAATCCGGCGGTCCAGTTCCTGGTCATGCGCAGGCTTGACAGGCTTGGAAACGAAAGGTTGATCCATATCGGCTACTCCCTCTCAGCTGTCGGCTTTGTAAGCCTCATCCTGGCCCCTTCCTACCTCTACATCATTCCCGGGATGATCATTATTGCCTGTTCCTGGTCTTTTCTCTATGTGGGTTCCACGCGGCTGGTTGTCGAAAGGAACCCTGACAAGGCCACATCCGCAGGGCTCATCAACTCCATGATCGGGGCTGCCGGGGTTGTTGGGGCTCTCCTGGGAGGGCTTTTTTCCCAGGTTTTCGGTTTCAGGTCAACAATGTTTGCTGCTGTCTTCTTTTGTCTTGCCGGTTTCTTGCTCTTCAAAGTGCTTGAAAGGCAAAGTGCTTGA
- a CDS encoding RNA 2'-phosphotransferase — MIRKCTEHGYFRGATCPQCKHPGRFLMDDKREEKLGRFVSGALRHFPESAGVEMDECGWVNLNALYEIMMRRYRWLKKEHLYALVESDEKGRYEISEGWVRARYGHSVNVDLDYEESDSPYVYYGASPEEVDVLMENGIFPIKQRYVHLSTSLEKATEVALVHTESPVILQVDAREARKDGISLKVATDYIVLAERIPPGYLLIV; from the coding sequence ATGATTCGGAAATGCACTGAGCACGGCTATTTCAGAGGAGCTACATGTCCGCAGTGTAAACATCCTGGCAGGTTCCTGATGGACGACAAGCGGGAAGAGAAGCTCGGAAGGTTTGTCTCGGGGGCTCTGCGGCACTTCCCGGAATCGGCAGGTGTTGAAATGGATGAATGCGGCTGGGTTAACCTGAACGCCCTCTACGAAATTATGATGCGGCGGTACAGGTGGCTGAAAAAAGAGCACCTCTATGCCCTTGTGGAATCCGATGAAAAGGGACGGTATGAGATCAGCGAGGGCTGGGTCCGGGCTCGCTACGGGCATTCCGTTAATGTTGACCTGGATTATGAGGAAAGTGACTCTCCGTACGTCTACTATGGAGCAAGCCCCGAAGAGGTTGATGTCCTGATGGAAAACGGGATTTTCCCGATCAAGCAGCGCTATGTCCACCTGAGCACTTCTCTGGAAAAAGCAACTGAAGTGGCTCTCGTACATACTGAAAGCCCTGTAATCCTGCAAGTTGATGCCAGAGAGGCCCGGAAAGACGGAATTTCCTTAAAGGTTGCAACCGATTACATTGTGCTTGCAGAAAGAATACCTCCAGGGTATCTGCTTATTGTGTGA
- the rtcA gene encoding RNA 3'-terminal phosphate cyclase: MMEIDGSYGEGGGQLVRTAVALSAITGRPVKITNIRKNRPNPGLKPQHLKALETAAMVCSARVSGLSQGSTEFSFSPMEIKGGKYRIDIGTAGSIPLLLQCLMPALPFAEEKIELTVKGGTDVAWSPTIDYLRHVTLQALEKMGYAGRVKLQERGYYPKGGGTVLATFEPCKLRGFHFKHPKNKLNLEVRGISHASNLPSHVVARQAEAAKTLLLEEGYSPDIGTECFELFSTGSGITLWTGFFGGSALGKKGLPAEKVGRQAAGEILPELRSLEAVDVHLADQLIPYMALAGNSSYTVRELSMHTKTNIWVTEQFLDVKFRIREKGELFEVSVD, from the coding sequence ATGATGGAAATCGATGGCTCCTATGGGGAGGGGGGAGGACAGCTTGTCAGGACTGCAGTGGCTCTTTCTGCGATCACAGGAAGGCCGGTAAAGATCACAAACATCAGGAAAAACCGCCCGAATCCCGGCCTGAAACCCCAGCACCTGAAGGCTCTTGAAACCGCGGCCATGGTCTGCAGCGCCCGGGTCTCGGGGCTTTCCCAGGGTTCAACCGAGTTTTCCTTTAGTCCAATGGAAATAAAGGGGGGAAAATATCGGATTGATATAGGAACCGCAGGGAGCATACCCCTTCTCCTGCAGTGCCTCATGCCCGCCCTCCCCTTTGCAGAAGAAAAAATCGAACTTACGGTAAAGGGAGGAACGGACGTTGCCTGGTCCCCTACCATTGATTACCTGCGGCATGTGACCCTCCAGGCCCTGGAAAAAATGGGCTATGCGGGCAGGGTAAAACTCCAGGAGCGCGGTTACTACCCGAAAGGAGGGGGAACGGTCCTGGCCACGTTTGAACCCTGCAAGCTCCGGGGATTCCATTTCAAACACCCAAAGAACAAATTAAATCTTGAAGTACGGGGAATCTCCCATGCCTCGAACCTGCCTTCCCATGTGGTTGCCCGACAGGCAGAAGCTGCAAAAACCCTGCTCCTGGAAGAGGGGTATTCCCCTGACATCGGGACTGAATGTTTTGAACTTTTTTCCACCGGAAGCGGGATAACCCTCTGGACGGGTTTTTTCGGGGGCAGTGCACTTGGAAAGAAGGGACTCCCTGCCGAAAAAGTTGGAAGGCAAGCCGCGGGGGAAATCCTTCCGGAACTCAGGTCCCTGGAAGCAGTGGATGTACACCTGGCAGACCAGCTGATTCCCTACATGGCCCTGGCAGGAAACAGTTCCTATACGGTCCGGGAACTTTCCATGCATACGAAAACCAATATCTGGGTCACGGAACAGTTTCTGGACGTTAAATTCCGGATCAGAGAAAAAGGCGAACTTTTTGAAGTTTCGGTGGACTGA
- a CDS encoding FAD-dependent oxidoreductase, with product MARVIIIGGGACGMAAATKIRRQSNFEITVLSRDSHTAYSHCGIPFVFDREIESFEKLVVKPPDFFRKNRINVQLNTEVREIDLESGTVRTRDETYPFDKLVIATGSLPFVPRKSRANVLPYGIHTLRSLADGIHFGKALEKTGKVCIIGGGTIGIECAAALAGRGIGTILVSRSINLLSRQFDPDMAAIVREYLETLGVEVISGRTVLFPEGFWKKKAVYLGDAADKESEEGESGKKKIPADLVLLASGAKPEIDIARAAGIDIGKAGGIIVNKRLQVRAGGKFLPGVYAGGECAEVTDFITGKPRLSQLGTTARRMADVIGDNVSGTEASFGPLTDPWVAVTGGLQFGGVGLSSKQAEKQGIKVVTGFSRGRTRASYYPGRKDLYIKLLFRDEQLIGAQLVGGEGVKERVDALALAIRKKTTIQELLDLETCYAPPVSMLVDPLHPAVKAAFKKMQENEA from the coding sequence ATGGCAAGAGTGATTATTATCGGAGGGGGAGCCTGCGGCATGGCAGCCGCAACCAAGATCCGTAGACAGAGCAATTTCGAAATCACAGTGCTTTCCAGGGATTCCCATACAGCTTACAGCCACTGCGGGATTCCTTTTGTTTTCGACCGGGAAATCGAGAGTTTTGAAAAACTGGTGGTAAAACCCCCGGATTTTTTCAGGAAAAACAGGATTAACGTACAGCTCAACACTGAAGTCCGGGAAATAGACCTGGAATCGGGAACTGTCCGGACCAGGGATGAGACCTATCCTTTTGATAAACTGGTTATCGCAACAGGCAGCCTGCCTTTCGTGCCGCGCAAAAGCCGTGCAAATGTCCTCCCCTACGGCATCCATACCCTGCGCAGCCTGGCTGATGGGATACACTTCGGAAAAGCCCTAGAAAAGACAGGAAAAGTATGCATCATAGGCGGCGGGACAATAGGAATCGAATGCGCAGCTGCCCTGGCAGGGAGAGGAATCGGTACTATACTTGTAAGCAGGAGCATAAACCTCCTTTCCAGACAGTTCGATCCCGATATGGCAGCAATCGTCCGGGAATACCTCGAAACCCTGGGAGTGGAAGTGATCTCAGGGCGAACTGTACTCTTCCCGGAAGGGTTCTGGAAGAAAAAAGCCGTGTACCTTGGGGACGCAGCAGACAAGGAAAGCGAAGAAGGGGAAAGTGGAAAGAAAAAAATCCCTGCCGACCTCGTGCTCCTGGCAAGCGGGGCAAAGCCCGAAATTGACATCGCCCGAGCAGCCGGAATTGATATCGGAAAGGCTGGTGGAATAATCGTAAACAAACGGCTTCAGGTCAGGGCAGGCGGAAAATTCCTTCCCGGGGTGTATGCAGGAGGGGAATGTGCTGAAGTGACGGACTTCATAACAGGAAAGCCCAGGCTGAGCCAGCTCGGTACCACAGCCCGCAGGATGGCAGACGTAATCGGGGACAACGTATCCGGTACAGAAGCCAGTTTCGGCCCCCTGACAGACCCCTGGGTAGCCGTTACCGGCGGGCTGCAGTTCGGCGGAGTAGGCCTTAGCTCAAAACAGGCTGAAAAGCAGGGAATAAAGGTTGTAACAGGCTTTTCCAGAGGGCGTACCAGGGCATCCTACTACCCCGGGAGAAAAGACCTTTACATCAAACTCCTTTTCAGGGACGAACAGCTGATCGGAGCCCAGCTTGTGGGAGGGGAGGGAGTGAAAGAACGCGTAGATGCCCTTGCCCTTGCAATCAGGAAAAAGACGACAATTCAGGAACTTCTGGACCTGGAGACCTGTTATGCCCCTCCTGTCTCCATGCTCGTGGACCCCCTGCATCCGGCAGTAAAAGCTGCTTTCAAAAAGATGCAGGAAAATGAAGCTTAA
- the dnaG gene encoding DNA primase DnaG: MQNTDTTKYIIHSKINADGVIERPDIVGAIFGQTEGLLGADLDLRDLQKTGRIGRIEVMVTAKGGKTKGNIFVPSSLDKVETSILAASLETIDRVGPCSAKIEVFQIEDVRAVKRKKIIDRAKLIFTRMFDESVPESQELAEEVRQSVRIDELTYYGKSRIPCGPNVVNSDAIIIVEGRADILNLLRYGIKNTICVGGTNIPPEVAELTKKKTVTAFTDGDRGGELIIRELLQVADLDYVARAPDGKGVEDLVQKEIIRTLRRKIPVEQIIEKYGLQERGGTSCERVERPSKRNSLRSPDAIPRISEKKLHKRVKVHRVSPKKDSFEEKELPEEKVEKAVHEKPAVAVKVESKAPAAKPVQTRATRVKAPVERPAARRVFPAERAKPVPAPAPVVSAEALRFKPHVDALKGTLTARILDPEDKVIEEIAVRDLASKLKTCRNNVKSVVFDGVITQRLVDIASSNSIKKLVGVKIGNLAKVPTDMEVLTPSML, encoded by the coding sequence ATGCAAAATACAGATACCACGAAATATATCATTCATTCTAAAATTAACGCCGACGGGGTCATCGAAAGGCCTGATATAGTCGGTGCGATTTTCGGCCAGACCGAGGGGTTGCTTGGGGCCGATCTTGATCTGCGTGATCTGCAAAAAACCGGCAGGATCGGAAGGATCGAGGTAATGGTTACCGCCAAAGGGGGAAAAACCAAAGGGAACATCTTTGTTCCTTCAAGCCTTGATAAGGTCGAGACATCAATTCTTGCCGCTTCGCTGGAAACAATTGACAGGGTAGGGCCCTGCAGTGCCAAGATTGAGGTCTTCCAGATCGAGGACGTCCGGGCTGTAAAGCGAAAGAAAATTATTGACCGGGCAAAACTCATTTTCACAAGGATGTTCGACGAGAGCGTTCCCGAGTCCCAGGAACTGGCCGAAGAAGTCCGGCAGTCGGTGCGCATCGACGAATTGACCTACTACGGAAAGTCCAGGATTCCCTGCGGCCCTAATGTGGTCAACTCGGATGCCATCATTATTGTGGAAGGCAGGGCGGATATCCTTAACTTGCTCCGCTACGGTATCAAGAACACCATCTGCGTGGGTGGAACCAACATCCCTCCCGAGGTGGCCGAGCTTACTAAAAAGAAGACAGTAACCGCATTCACGGATGGAGACCGGGGAGGAGAACTCATTATCCGGGAACTCTTGCAGGTTGCAGACCTTGACTATGTAGCCCGGGCACCGGATGGTAAGGGTGTGGAAGACCTTGTCCAGAAGGAAATTATCCGGACTCTGCGCCGGAAGATACCCGTGGAACAGATCATCGAGAAATACGGGCTTCAGGAGAGGGGTGGAACCAGCTGTGAGCGGGTGGAAAGGCCCTCTAAAAGGAATAGCCTGAGATCTCCGGATGCTATCCCGCGCATTTCGGAAAAGAAGTTGCATAAGAGAGTTAAAGTGCACCGGGTTTCCCCGAAGAAGGATTCTTTTGAGGAAAAAGAGCTTCCTGAAGAAAAAGTGGAAAAGGCGGTTCATGAAAAACCTGCAGTAGCAGTGAAAGTTGAGTCCAAAGCTCCGGCTGCAAAACCTGTTCAGACCAGAGCTACCCGGGTCAAAGCTCCTGTGGAGAGGCCTGCCGCAAGAAGGGTTTTTCCGGCGGAAAGGGCAAAGCCCGTCCCAGCTCCGGCACCTGTTGTTTCTGCAGAGGCCCTCAGGTTCAAGCCCCATGTAGATGCCCTGAAAGGCACCCTGACGGCCAGAATCCTGGATCCCGAGGACAAGGTAATTGAAGAAATCGCTGTCCGTGACCTTGCCAGCAAGCTGAAGACCTGCAGGAACAATGTAAAAAGCGTTGTTTTTGACGGTGTGATCACCCAGAGGCTGGTTGACATCGCTTCCAGCAACTCCATTAAAAAGCTTGTGGGTGTAAAAATCGGGAACCTCGCAAAAGTTCCTACTGATATGGAGGTTTTGACCCCCAGCATGCTGTGA
- a CDS encoding UPF0058 family protein: MHKEELIQLHTYMAQMKRYFERHGVTQEFDEYKSLSISPVHIHRSKADHKRAIFILGGELANLMSRDDSIFEESPQMRESVNSAVKVMGNN, encoded by the coding sequence ATGCACAAGGAAGAACTCATACAACTGCACACATATATGGCCCAAATGAAAAGGTATTTTGAACGACATGGAGTAACGCAGGAATTCGATGAGTACAAGTCTTTATCGATAAGTCCTGTCCACATTCACCGGAGCAAGGCGGATCATAAGCGAGCAATCTTTATTCTAGGAGGAGAACTCGCAAACCTGATGTCCAGGGACGATTCCATCTTCGAGGAGTCTCCCCAGATGAGAGAATCCGTTAATTCCGCCGTTAAGGTCATGGGTAATAACTGA
- the rimI gene encoding ribosomal protein S18-alanine N-acetyltransferase: MIDIETEAFSEHDPLVYINFYELVGDGFLVAEEDGKVVGYAVGYRSAENEGHIFSLGVKKEYQGRGIGTELIYAICDLFIANGLKYARLEVRNSNLKAQRLYISIGFIPCWTEKKYYSDGEDGMVMKMHLHPYRLLISKKRHMEPGLSSNGFLATIRGPVSYYP, translated from the coding sequence ATGATTGATATAGAGACTGAGGCTTTTTCGGAACATGACCCCCTTGTCTACATAAATTTTTACGAATTGGTGGGAGACGGGTTCCTTGTTGCAGAAGAAGACGGGAAAGTCGTGGGATATGCGGTAGGCTACCGTTCTGCGGAAAACGAGGGGCATATTTTTTCCCTGGGAGTCAAAAAGGAATACCAGGGAAGGGGAATAGGCACGGAGCTGATTTATGCTATTTGCGACCTTTTCATTGCAAACGGGCTTAAATACGCCAGGCTGGAAGTCAGAAACAGTAACTTAAAAGCGCAAAGACTTTACATATCCATAGGGTTCATACCCTGCTGGACCGAAAAAAAATATTATTCAGACGGAGAAGACGGAATGGTGATGAAAATGCACCTTCATCCTTACCGCCTGTTAATCTCAAAAAAAAGGCATATGGAACCTGGACTTTCGAGCAACGGGTTCCTTGCCACAATCCGGGGTCCGGTCAGTTATTACCCATGA